The DNA region CAGACGCAGGACGGTGATCTCCTTGCCCTGGTCGGCGAGGTACGCCACCCCCCGGCCCTCGATCTTGGCGAGGGGACTCATCTCCTGGCTCACCGCACGTTTGAGGGCCTTCATCAGCCCGCCCTCCAGGGTGCCCTCGCGCTTGAAGCTCAGGTTGCCCTTGTAGGCCACCATCGCGCCGAGCTTGCTCCAGATGCGCCCGTTCACCTTCACTTCGAGCATCTTGCTGCTCTCCAGCTCGAACACGTCGCCGGGATTGTCGCGCTCGGCGGTCTGGGCCAGGAAGTCTCGGAGGCTGTAGCTGCCCTCAGCATTCGTCATGCTTCAAGGTACGGCGGAAAAGTGAGTCGAGTTCCCATACTTGTTCAGCCCATCACCTCACCCACCCGGCGCAGCACCTCCTCGATCTGCTCCATGCCCGTCGCGTAGCTCAGGCGCACCTGCCCCGGCGCGGCGAAGTCGGTCCCCGGCACCACGGCGACGCGCGCCTCGTCGAGGAGGATGCGGGCGGCTTCCAGTTCGTCGGGGTGAATCCGGCTGGTGTCCGTCATCACGTAGAAGGCGCCCTGGGGTGTGGGGGTCGGGAGGCCCAGCGTGTTCAGCCCGGCCACGATCCGGTCCCGCCGCTCGCGGTAGGCCTGCCGCGCCATCTCGATGAACCGCGCCGTCTCCTCGTATTGGGTCAGGGCGGCGAGGGCAGCGTACTGCGAGACGCTGCTCGCGTTGCTCGTGCTCTGCGACTGGATGGCGTTCATCGCCGTGATCACGCTCTTCGGCCCGCCCGCGTAGCCGATGCGCCACCCCGTCATCGCGTACGCCTTGCTCGCCCCGTTTACCGTCAGCGTGTGCTCCGGCGCGTACCGCCCGATGCTGATTTGCGTGGCGTCGTACACCAGATGCTCGTACATCTCGTCCGTCACGATCATGAGGTCGTGCCGCTGCGCGATCCGCGCGACCGCCTCCAGCACGCTCGGCGGGAACACGGCCCCCGTCGGGTTGCCGGGGCTGTTCAGAATGATCATGCGGGTGCGGGGAGTCACCCGCGCCTCTACCTCCCCCGGGTCGAGCAGGAAGCCGGACTCCGGGGTCGTGGGCACGGCGACGGGCACCGCCCCCGTCAGCGCGACCATCTCCGGGTAGCTCACCCAGTACGGCGCGGGGATCAGCACCTCGTCCCCCAGGTTCAGCAGCGCGAAAAAGGCGTTGAAGAGGGCCTGTTTGCCCCCGCTCGTGACGGTCACGGCGTCGGGGGCATAAGTCAGGCCGTTCTCACGGGCGAACTTGGCGCTGATCGCCTCGCGCAGTTCGGCCACGCCGCTCACGGCGGTGTACTTCGTCTTCCCCTCCTCGATGGCCCGTACGGCGGCGGCCTTGATGTGGGGCGGCGTGTCGAAGTCGGGCTCGCCCACGCTCATGCTGATCACGTCCACACCCGCCCGGCGAAGCTCCAGCGCCCGGGACGAGACCGCCACCGTGGAGGAGGGCTTGAGGCTCAGGGCACGCCGGGAGAGCCGAAAGGGGGAGGAGGTGGTCATGGGGAGAGGGTACAGGGGGCCTGGCGTGACGAGGAACGCATAGGCTAGCTGTACTACGAACGGCGGGAAAACAATATTCGAGTCCCGCTGCTGTTAAGACCCTAGTGGTCGACCACGGACAAGAGAAGGTCTAAGATGAGGGTATGGGACGGCGGAAGCAGTTTGTCGTGACGCTCAGCGATGAGGAGCGTCGTCAACTTACCGACATGACGCGAAAGGGCGTGATCAGTGCGCGGGTCATGACCCGCGCACGTCTCTTGCTTCTGGCTGACCAACAGTTGAAGGATGATGACGTGGCCGAGCGGCTGGACATCAGTCATTTGACGGTCGCCAGCATTCGGAAGAAATACACCCAAGGTGGGCTGCAAGCCGCCTTGTACGAGAAGGCTCGTCCGAAACCGCCGTCAAAACTGGGTCCTAAGGAGACAGCAATCCTGATTGCAGAAGCCTGTTCAGGAGGTCCAGATGGGCAAGCCAAGTGGACCATGCAACTCCTTGCAGATCGTTTGGTGACGCTGGGCGTAGTGGAAAGCATCAGTGATGAGACGATCCGGCGAACACTGAAAAAAACGACTTGAAGCCCTGGCAAGTCCAGAGTTGGTGCATCGCCAAAGTCGGCGCTGATTTCGTCTGGCGCATGGAAGAGGTGCTGGACACGTACGCTGAGCCGTATGATCCACTGTACCCCGTGGTCTGCTTCGACGAGAAGTCCTATCAATTGTTGGCGCACATCACTGAACCGCTTCCACCCGTGCCGGGACACCCGGCACGGGTGGACTACGAGTACAGGCGTTGTGGAACGGCCAATCTCTTCATTGCTTTTGAACCCTTGACCGGGCAGCGGACAGTCACCGTGACCGAACGTCGCAGCAGCGAGGAGTTCGTGGCACAAATGCAGGCTCTCCACTTGCGCTACCCCGAGG from Deinococcus aetherius includes:
- a CDS encoding pyridoxal phosphate-dependent aminotransferase, translating into MTTSSPFRLSRRALSLKPSSTVAVSSRALELRRAGVDVISMSVGEPDFDTPPHIKAAAVRAIEEGKTKYTAVSGVAELREAISAKFARENGLTYAPDAVTVTSGGKQALFNAFFALLNLGDEVLIPAPYWVSYPEMVALTGAVPVAVPTTPESGFLLDPGEVEARVTPRTRMIILNSPGNPTGAVFPPSVLEAVARIAQRHDLMIVTDEMYEHLVYDATQISIGRYAPEHTLTVNGASKAYAMTGWRIGYAGGPKSVITAMNAIQSQSTSNASSVSQYAALAALTQYEETARFIEMARQAYRERRDRIVAGLNTLGLPTPTPQGAFYVMTDTSRIHPDELEAARILLDEARVAVVPGTDFAAPGQVRLSYATGMEQIEEVLRRVGEVMG
- a CDS encoding IS630 family transposase (programmed frameshift); its protein translation is MGRRKQFVVTLSDEERRQLTDMTRKGVISARVMTRARLLLLADQQLKDDDVAERLDISHLTVASIRKKYTQGGLQAALYEKARPKPPSKLGPKETAILIAEACSGGPDGQAKWTMQLLADRLVTLGVVESISDETIRRTPEKNDLKPWQVQSWCIAKVGADFVWRMEEVLDTYAEPYDPLYPVVCFDEKSYQLLAHITEPLPPVPGHPARVDYEYRRCGTANLFIAFEPLTGQRTVTVTERRSSEEFVAQMQALHLRYPEAKTIRLVLDQLSTHTPSSLYQHLPPDEANALKRRFEWVYTPKHASWLNMAEMEWSVLERQCLRRRLATFEELNNEVKAWEADRNARSVKVSWQFNTDKARVKLSRQYPSQN